Below is a genomic region from Microbacterium galbinum.
GCAGGATGCCGGGTTCACCGATGACGAGCTGATCGACTGGCTCCTCGCCGAGGAGGAATCGATGGGGCGCTCGCCGATCGCGGCGCTGCTCGCCGGACACAAGAGCGAGGTCCGCCGAATCGCCCGCACCCTCGCCTGAGGGCTCTGCGCAACCGCTCAGGCGGTACGAACGGTGGCTGCCCGAGCGAGATCGCGGAGGCCGCTGACGGCGGCGTTGTCGAGGCGCGCCCCGACCAGAGCACGGTCGGCCTCGCGGGCGTAGTCCGCGATCATGGCTTCGACACGATCGAGCGCGCCGGTGTCTCGGATGGTCGCCTGGAGGTACTCGACCTGCCGAGGCTCGAGCTCCGGGTCGCCGAGCATCTCGTCGACGACCCCGCGGGCGGGGCGATCGAGGGCTTCGCGGGTGAGGGCGATCAGCACGGTGCGCTTGCCCTCGCGCAGATCGTCTCCCGCGGGCTTGCCGGTGACCGATTCGTCGCCGAAGACGCCGAGCACGTCGTCGCGCAACTGGAAGGCCATGCCGACGGGGTGGCCGAAGCTCCGCAGGGCCGTCAGCTGTGATGCATCCGCTCCGGCGAGCGATGCGCCGAGGACGAGCGGCTGCTCGATGCTGTACCTGGCCGATTTCAGCGAGGCCACGCGGAGTGCGCGGTGCGCGTGCTCCGCGTCGTCGTTCACCCTCCACGCGGATTCCTCGGCGATGTCGAGATACTGCCCGACCGTCACGTCCCTGCGCATGCGGGCGTACTCACGCCGCACGTCTGCGGCGTGAGCGTGATCGGTGATGGCGGACTCGACGAGGTCGTCGCTCCACGCCACGAGCAGATCGCCGAGCAGCACCGCGCTCGCGCGCCCGAACGCCTCGGCGTCTCCGCTCCACCCGGCCGAGCGATGCGCGCTCTCCAGGGCGCGATGCGCGGCCGGTCGGCCCCGACGCGTGTCGGAGTTGTCGATGATGTCGTCGTGCACGAGCGCTGCCGACTGGAAGATCTCGAGCGCCGCGCACGTGTTCCAGAGGGCTTCGCCTTCGGTCGCCTGACGATCGGCCGCACGCGCGACCGCCTGCCATCCCGCATGGCAGAACCGGGCGCGCAACCGCTTTCCGCCCACGAGCGTGTCGGCCGCAGCGTCGATGAGAGCGACGGCATCGGGGCCGTACTCGGTCGACTCAGTGCGCATCCTCTCGACGAACTGCTCCAGGCGGGAGGCGACGGCTTCGACGATCGGGGCGGGGGAGGACACGACTCCCAGCATACGTAAAGCAATGAGGGGGCGAACGGCTAGCCTCCGAGCGTCGGGCGCGCGTAGAATGGAACGCACGATACCCGAGGGGGACGAAATGCCACTCTCCGAACAGGAGCAGCGTCTGCTCGACGAGATGGAACGCCATCTCCTCCACAATGACGCCGACGTCGTGAGCGCGCCTTCGGGCGATCGCGCACTGAGCTATCGGAACCTCGTTTACGGGGCTCTCCTGGTACTCGCGGGCGTCGGCGGTCTGGTCGCCGGCGTGATCGTGGGCGACGTCTGGGGAATCGTCATCGGCGTCGTCGGATTCGCCGCCATGCTCGCCGGCGTCATGCTGGCCGTCACTCCTGTGCGCCGTTCCGCACCCGCCGCGAACCCCTCCGAGAAGCCGGCTGCCAAGCGGCAGGACTCCGCGTCCTTCATGGACCGCATGAACGATCGATGGGATCGCCGCCACGAGGGGAACTGACCCCACTCACTTCTGAAGGCCCGGATGCTCTGAGCATCCGGGCCTTTTTCGTGCTCTGCGCGTTTCTCGGCGTCCCCTCTTTCCTCCACTGGCCCTCCACTGGTCCTCCACCCTCCTCCACCGCGGAATCATGCGGAACTTCGGACCTCTGTGCCGATTTCGGTGGGACAATACTCGGAATAATCGTAGGAATGTGGAGGGAAGTGGAGTAAAGTGGGGCGCACCTCGAGTTGGCCGGACGGAGAGGGGGTGATGGCTGATGTTGTTGGGGACGCATTCTCCGAAGCTGGACGACAAGGGAAGGGTCATCCTTCCCGCGAAGTTCCGCGAAGATCTGGGTGGCGGCATCGTCGTCACCCGTGGTCAGGAGCGCTGCCTCTACGTCTTCAGCACGGCCGAGTTCGAGGCGATGCACGAGCGGATCCGCCAGGCGCCACTCGCGAACAAGCAGGCGCGTGACTTCATGCGCCTGTTCCTCTCCGGTGCCAGTGCGGAGATGCCCGACAGCCAGAACCGCATCACCATCCCGCCCCACCTGCGTCAGTACGCGGGCCTGCAGAAGGAGCTCATCGTCACCGGAGTCGGCGCACACGCCGAGATCTGGGATGCCGAGAGCTGGAACGCCTACCTCGCCGCAGGCGAGGAGACCTACGCCGATCTGGAGCAGGAGGTGATTCCGGGCCTGTTCTGACCACGGCTGTGATGCCCCGCCGCTCCCGCCCCGACACACTTCCCCGGTGCCGGGTCGCGAAGCGGAGGGGGATCAGAGCCGAAGGTCACCCGAGAGAGATCATGAACCTCCGAGACATCCACACCCCTGTCCTGCTCGAGCGCTGCGTCGAGCTGCTGGCTCCCGCCCTCCAGGCCGACGGAGCCGTGCTCGTCGACGCCACGCTGGGAATGGGAGGGCACGCCGAGGCATTCCTCGAGCGCTTCGACAACATCCGTCTCATCGGTCTGGACCGCGACACCGATGCGCTCCGGATCGCCGGCCAGCGGCTCGAGCGCTTCGCCGACCGCATCTCCCTCGTCCACACCGTCTACGACGAGATCGGTCTGCACGCGCAGGGCGCCTCGGGCATCCTGTTCGATCTGGGGGTGTCGTCGTTGCAGCTCGACGAGGCGGACCGCGGCTTCGCGTACTCCAAGGACGCGCCGCTCGACATGCGGATGGACCAGACCAAGGGCGTCACGGCCGCCGACGTCATCGCGACCTACAGCGAGGGCAACCTCCGCCGCATCTTCGAGCGCTACGGCGAGGAGAAGCTCGCCGGCCGCTACGCCCGGTTCATCATCGACGCGCGGCAGAAGAAGCCGATCACGCGTTCGGCCGAACTCGTCGACATCCTGCAGGCGGCGACGCCGGCGGCCGCCCAGCGAGCCGGTCACCCCGCCAAGCGGGTCTTCCAGGCGCTGCGCATCGAGGTCAACGCCGAGCTGACGGTGCTCGCGGACGCCATCCCGCCGGCCATGGACGCACTCGGCGTCGGTGGGCGCATCGTCGTCATGTCGTACCAGTCGCTCGAGGATCGTCTGGTCAAGCAGGCGTTCGCCGCGGCATCCGCATCGACGGCTCCGCAGGGGCTTCCCGTGGAACTGCCCGAGCACGCCCCGCGATTCCGCGTGCTCACCAAGGGCGCTGAACTCGCCGACGAGGCGGAACGCGCCCGCAATCCGCGAGCCATCCCGGTGCGTCTGCGGGCCGCCGAGAAACTTCGGGAGACCGCATGAGCGCGCCCGCCGTCGTCCGTCGTCCGGCGCAGCCGGTCGCTCCCAAGACCGCGTCCCCGCGCCGGCTCCAGCCCGTCACCGCTCCCGCGACCCGCCGCAAGCCGAAACTCGCCTACGCCCTCGTCGCGTTCGCCGGTGCACTGCTCATCGGCGGTGTGCAGATCGCGCTCTCCCTGGCGATCACGCAGGACTCCTTCACGCTCGCCGGGCTCAGCTCGCAGCAGCGGGAACTCGACCTCCAGGCGAGCGCCCTCCAGGAGGAGCTCCTCGGTCTCAGCTCTCCGCAAGAACTGGCGACTGACGCCGCGGCGCTCGGGATGGTCGTCGCGGGCTCCCCGTCGTACCTCCGTCTGAGCGACGGCGCGGTGTTCGGCACCGGAGCCGGAGCCGACTGGACCTCGACCGTCGATCCGAACGGGGCAGGTGCCGTGAGCAACGCACTGATCACACCGCCGCCCGCCGCGGAGGAGGCGGCTGCGGACGGAGATGCGGACGCCCCCACCTCGGGCCAGGATCTCCCGCCCGCCATCACCGACGGCCTCCCCAGCCCCACAACGCACTGACCACGAACTGACGGAGAGATCCCATGACGACACGCGCCACACGCGGACCGCGGCGACGCACTGTCGTCGCCCTTGCGGTGATCCTCTCGGTGCTGGCGGCGTTCGTCGTGCGGCTCGTCGACATCCAGGTGGTCAGCGCCGACGCGCACGTCGCCGACTCGCAGAGCTACATCGGCGGCAGCAACACGATCGCCGGCCAGCGCGGCACGATCGTCGACTCCGCGGGCATCCCGCTCGCCGAGAGCGTGCTGGTCTACGACGCGGAGCTCAGCCCGTTCGTGATCACCGAGCTCGAGGAGAAGGATCCCGAGCTGCCGTGGGCCGAGGCATCCGAGAAGATCGCCGCGATCACCGGCCAGACCGGCGATGAGGTGCGAAAGCTCGTCGCCGACGCACTGGCTGTGAATCCGAAGAGCCAGTACGTCGAGCTCAAGAAGTCCCTCACCACCGAGCAGCACATCGAGCTGCGCGACCTCAAGCTCGCGTACCTCCACCAGACCGCGCGCGAGACGCGCGTGTATCCGAACGGCGCGGTGGCGGGAAACATCGTCGGCTTCCTCAACGGCAGCGGCGAGGCGCAGGCGGGCATCGAGAAGATGGACCAGTCGTGCCTCGCGCCGACCGACGGTGCGAAGACCTACCGCCAGGGCAAGGACGGCGTCGTCATCCCCGGCAGCGAGAAGATCACGGATGCCGTCGACGGCGGCACCGTGCAGCTCACGATCAACAGCGACCTCAACTGGTACCTGCAGCAGATGATCGCCGAGGAGGCGCAGGCGCAGGGCGCGAAGGGCGGCACCGTCACGGTCGTCGAGGTCAAGACGGGCAAGATCCGCGCCGCAGCGGAGTGGCCCTCGCTCGACCCCAACGACCTCGACGGCGCGAGCCCGTCGTCGTGGGGGAGCCAGATCTTCCACCGCGACTTCGAGCCCGGCTCGACGTTCAAGGCCATCACCGCCGCAGCCGTGATGGAGGGCGCGGGCGTCACGCCTCTGAGCACCGTCAGCGCCGCATCGAAGGAGACCTTCCCGAACGGCGCCGTGATCAACGACGCCTTCACCCACCCCGCGTACAACTACACGCTCGCCGGTGGCCTCATCGACTCCTCCAACGTCGCGCTGTCGAAGTTCGGAACCATGGTCAGCCCCGAGGTGCGCTACGACTACCTGCAGCGATTCGGCGTCGGGGAGGAGACCGTCGGATTCCCCACCGAGGTCTCCGGCATCCTGCATCCCGTCAGCGAGTGGGACAGTCAGTCGCTGTACACGACGACCTTCGGTCAGTACTTCACGGTCACGGCCGCGCAGGTGGCGGGCGCCTACCAGGCGATCGCGAACGGAGGCGAGAAGATCGACCTCTCGCTGGTGGAGTCGTGCACGCAGCCCGACGGCACGGTCGTCGCGGCCGACGAGCCGCAGCACGACCGGATCATCACCGAGCAGACCGCATCCGACCTCACCCGGATGCTCGAGAACGTGGCGGTGCAGGGCGGCAACGCCGATCGCATCCAGGTTCCGGGGTATCGCGTGACGAGCAAGACCGGTACCGCGCAGGTTCCCGACGGCAAGGGCGGCTACAAGGCCGGTGTCTACTTCACCAGCATGGTCGGGTTCGCCCCGGTCGACGACCCGCAGTACGTCGTCGTGGTCACCCTCGACGAGCCGACTAAGGTTGTATCGTCCGCGGCAACCGCATCCGCCTTCCAAAAGGCGATGACGCAGGTGATGAAGACCTATCGCGTGATGCCGTCCTCGACTCCCATGGACGAGTTGCTGCCCAAGTTCGAATAGCCGGCGAGAGCCGCGCCTGGAGATGTCATGATCGCCCTGTCGCTCGCTGAGATCGCCGAAGCCATCGGCGGTGAGCTGCGCCTTGCCGGAACCGATATGGCCGGCACCGTCGTCGACGGCACCGTCGACACCGATTCCCGCACCATGGGTCCGCGTTCGATCTTCGTCGCGAAGCCCGGTGCCGAGACGGACGGCCATCGCTTCGTCGGAGCCGCCGTCGATGCGGGGGCCGCGCTCGCGATCGTCGAGCACGCGGTCGACGTCGAGGTGAGCCAGATCGTGGTGGCGGATGCCGTCGTCGCGCTCGGCGCACTCGCACGGGAGGTCGTGCGCCGCGTGCGGGAGAATGGCGACCTCAAGATCGTCGGGATCACCGGCTCGAACGGCAAGACGACCACCAAGAACTTCCTCGCGCGCATCCTGTCAGACGAGGGCGAGACCGTCGCCCCCGTCAAATCGTTCAACAACGAGGTGGGTGCCCCCGTCACGATGCTGCGCGTGACCGAGACCACGCGTTTCCTCGTCAGCGAGTTCGGCGCGGCCGCGCCCGGCAGCATCGCGCATCTGGCAGGACTCGTCGAGCCGGACGTCGCGGTCGTGCTCATGGTCGGGATGGCGCATGCCGGCGGCTTCGGCGGCATCGAGGAGACGGCGAAGGCCAAGTCCGAGCTCGTCGCCGCCGCCAGGGCGACCGGCACCGCCGTTCTCAACGTCGACGACGCGCGCGTCGCGGCGATGCGTGACCTCGCCGAATCCCGCGGCATGCGCGTGGTCGGCTTCGGACAGAGCCCGGTGGCCGAGGTGCGTGCGCACGACATCGAGGTGTCCGCCTCGGGAACCCGGTGCGTCATCGAGACCGCGGGACGGAGCATCCCTCTCGATCTCCGGGTGCTCGGCGCGCACCACATCACCAACGCCCTCGCCGCGATCGCCGCCGCGGGAGTCCTCGGCGTGTCCGCGGAGGACGCCGTCGCTCGCCTCGCGACCGTCGAGATCGCGGAGCGCTGGCGCATGCAGCCCCTCGGCAACGAGCGCGTGCGCATCATCAACGACGCCTACAACGCGAGCCCCGACTCGATGGCGGCCGCCCTGCGCACCCTCGCGCAGATCACCGGTCCCGACGAGCGCACCGTCGCCGTCCTCGGAGCCATGAGCGAGCTCGGTGAGAGCGCGGGGGAGGAGCACGACCGTATCGGTCTGCTCGCCGTGCGCCTCAACATCCGCCGCATCGTGGTCGTCGGCCCCGAGGCCCGACGCCTCTACCTCTCCGCCGTGGGCGAGGGATCCTGGGACAGCGAAGCCGTGCACCTGCCCGATCAGGATGCCGCCTTCGAATACCTCCGTTCCGAGCTGCGCGACGGCGATCGCGTGCTCGTCAAGTCATCAAACTCCGTGGGCCTCCGGCATCTCGGCGATCGTCTGGGAGAATTGTTCTCGTGAGGTCACTCATCATGGCGGCGGCGATCTCGCTCGCCTTCACCCTTTTCCTGACTCCCGTCTTCCTGCGGCTCTTCCGCAAGTGGGGCTGGGGGCAGGTCATCCGCACCCCCGAAGCGCTCGAGAACCCGAGTCACGAGGCGAAACGCGGCACACCGACGATGGGCGGTGTGATCTTCATCATCGGCACCATCGTCGGATACTTCACCGGCGTGTACGTCGGCGGCGCGGTGCCCGCGCTCTCGGCCCTCCTCGTGATCTGGCTCATGATCGGCTTCGGTGCGGTCGGCTTCATCGACGACTACATGAAGGTGCGCAGTCAGCGCAGCCTGGGTCTCTCGGGCTGGCGGAAGGTGATCGGCCAGCTCCTCGTGATCGTCCCCTTCGGGATCGTGGCGCTGAACTTCCCCAACAAGTTCGGGCAGACGCCCGCGAGCGAGTCGATCTCGCTGTTCCGCGACATCACCTGGCTCAACCTCTTCGCCTTCGGCGTGATCATCGGCTGGGCCCTCTACCTCATCTGGATCGCCGTGATCGGGGTCGCGACCTCGAACAGCGTGAACCTCACGGACGGGCTCGACGGCCTCGCGGCAGGCGCCGGAGTCATCGTCGTCGGTGCGTACAGCCTCATGGCGTTCTGGCAGTACAAGCAGCCCTGCGTCGGTGAAGGCGTCGACATGGGGGCCCTCGCCGGCTGCTACGAGGTGCGCGACCCGTTCAATCTCGCCATCATCGCCGCATCCTTCGCCGGTGCCCTCATCGGGTTCCTCTGGTGGAACGCCCCCAAGGCCAAGGTGTTCATGGGCGATGTGGGTTCCATGGCTATCGGTGGTGTGATCACCGCCCTCGCGATCCTGACCCGCACCGAGCTGCTGCTCTTCGTGATCGCGGGTGTGTTCGTGCTCTCCTCCGGATCGGTGATCCTGCAGCGCGCGTACTTCAAGCTCACGCGCGGCAAGCGCCTGTTCCTCATGAGTCCCTTCCATCACCACCTCGAGATGCGCGGCTGGGCCGAGGTGACCATCGTCGTCCGACTGTGGATCATCGCGGGTCTCCTGGCGGTCTCGGCCGTGGGGCTCTTCTACGTCGAATGGCTCACCCGTGTCGGTTGACGAGCGCCTGCGCACCCTCACCAGTTGGAACGCCGACTGGAAGGGTCTGAGGGTCGCGGTCCTCGGACTCTCGATGACCGGGTTCTCGGTCGCCGACACCCTCACCGAGCTCGGTGCCGACGTCCTCGTGCTCAGCGAGTCCGCCGACGAGGAGTACGAGCGCCTGGTCCCCGTGATCGGCGCCCGTCTCGAGATCGGATCGCTCGCGACGGTGCCTGCGGCCCTCACCGACTTCGACCCCGAGGTGGTGATCGCGTCGCCCGGCTTCGCGCCTGCGCATCCGATCATCCGGTGGACGCAGGAAGCCGGAATCGCGCTGTGGGGCGACATCGAACTCGCCTGGCGAGTGCGCGACAAGGTCGTGCGCGACGACGGCACTCCGGCCGAGTGGGTGCTCATCACGGGGACCAACGGCAAGACGACCACGACCCAGCTCACCGCAGCACTGCTCGTCGAGGGCGGGCTGCGCGCCGCGCCCTGCGGCAACATCGGCGTGCCGGTGCTCGATGCGGTGCGCGACCCCGCCGGATTCGACGTCTTCGTGGTCGAGCTCTCCAGCCATCAGCTCTGGTACCTCGGGCTCTCGCAGCCGGAGGGGGAACTCTTCCCGCACGCCTCCGTCTGCCTCAACCTCGCCGACGACCACCTCGTGTGGCACGGCAGCGCCGAGGCGTACCGCGACGCGAAGGCCTTGGTCTACCGCAACACCCGCGTCGCGTGCGTCTACAACAAGGCCGATGAGGCCACCCGGCGCATGGTCGAGGAGGCAGAGGTCGTCGACGGGGCGCGCGCGATCGGGTTCGACCTGGGAACACCCGGACCCAGCGATCTGGGAGTCGTCGAGGGCCTGCTCGTCGACCGGGCCTTCCTCGACGACCGGGCCCGTAGCGCGCTCGAGATCACCACGGTCGCCGATCTGCAGCGGGTCGGCCTCGTGGCTCCGCACATCGTGCAGAACATCCTCGCCGCGAGCGCGCTCGCGCGCTCGCTCGGCGTCGAACCCGAGGCGATCCACTCGGCACTCGAATCGTTCCGGCTCGACGCCCACCGCATCCAGGTCATCGCCACGCACGCGGGCATCACCTGGATCGACGACTCGAAGGCGACGAACCCGCACGCCGCGGCATCCTCGCTGCGCGCGTACCCCGGTTCGGTGTGGGTCGTGGGGGGAGATCTGAAGGGCGTCGACATCGCCGATCTCGTCGCGAGCTCCGGCGGAACGGCACGCGCCGCGGTCGTGATCGGAGTCGAGCGAGCCTCCGTCGTCGCGGCATTCGAACGACACGCGCCGACGGTGCCGGTGTTCGAGGTGGATGCTGGCGACACTGGAGATGTCATGAATCGTGTCGTGGAGATCGCGGCGGGGATCGTCGACGACGAGGGCACGGTTCTGCTGGCCCCGGCGGCGGCATCCTTCGACCAGTTCACCAGTTACGCGGATCGTGGCCATCGCTTCGCCGAGGCGGTGCGCACGTGGATCGACCGGGGGAGTGCCGATGACGCAGGTGGCTCGCCCTCCGCGTTCTGAGTCCGGCGGTCTCGCCGCTCGGGTCTCGCTCGGGCGCCGGTTCACGCCGGTGTCGACCGAGTTCCTGTTGATCGCCTCGACCGCGCTGCTCCTCACCCTCTTCGGGCTCGTCATGGTGCTCTCGGCGACGAGCGCGACCGCCGTCGCGAACGGCTCCAACCCGATGAGCGGCGCACTGCGCCAGGGGATCTTCGCGATCCTCGGCATCCCGCTCATGTTCTTGATCAGCCGATTGCCGGTGCGCTTCCTCAAGAAGCTGGCCTGGCCGGCTCTGTTCGGAGCGGTCGCGCTCCAGCTCCTGGTCTTCACCCCGCTCGGTGTCGCCGACGGCGGAAACCGCAACTGGATACAGGTCGTCGGCTTCCAGATGCAGCCCTCCGAGTTCCTGAAGCTCGCGCTGTCGCTCTGGATCGCCTACGTGCTGCTGCGCAAGCACGCGATGCTCGGAACGTGGCATCACGTCTTCATCCCGGTGGTGCCGGTCGGCGCGCTCGCGATCGGCACGGTGCTCGCGGGTAAGGACCTCGGCACCGCGATGGTGCTGGTCCTCATCCTCCTGGGGTGCCTGTTCTTCTCCGGGGTCAAGCTGCGGCTGTTCATCATCCCGGTGATCATAGGCGTCGCCGCGGTGCTCGCGTACGCGCTCTCGAGCACCGACCGCATGCGGCGCATCACCGCCAACTGCGATGACATGGCCCTCTACAACACGGACTGCTATCAGTCGATCCACGGC
It encodes:
- a CDS encoding polyprenyl synthetase family protein is translated as MLGVVSSPAPIVEAVASRLEQFVERMRTESTEYGPDAVALIDAAADTLVGGKRLRARFCHAGWQAVARAADRQATEGEALWNTCAALEIFQSAALVHDDIIDNSDTRRGRPAAHRALESAHRSAGWSGDAEAFGRASAVLLGDLLVAWSDDLVESAITDHAHAADVRREYARMRRDVTVGQYLDIAEESAWRVNDDAEHAHRALRVASLKSARYSIEQPLVLGASLAGADASQLTALRSFGHPVGMAFQLRDDVLGVFGDESVTGKPAGDDLREGKRTVLIALTREALDRPARGVVDEMLGDPELEPRQVEYLQATIRDTGALDRVEAMIADYAREADRALVGARLDNAAVSGLRDLARAATVRTA
- a CDS encoding DUF3040 domain-containing protein, translating into MPLSEQEQRLLDEMERHLLHNDADVVSAPSGDRALSYRNLVYGALLVLAGVGGLVAGVIVGDVWGIVIGVVGFAAMLAGVMLAVTPVRRSAPAANPSEKPAAKRQDSASFMDRMNDRWDRRHEGN
- the mraZ gene encoding division/cell wall cluster transcriptional repressor MraZ, giving the protein MLLGTHSPKLDDKGRVILPAKFREDLGGGIVVTRGQERCLYVFSTAEFEAMHERIRQAPLANKQARDFMRLFLSGASAEMPDSQNRITIPPHLRQYAGLQKELIVTGVGAHAEIWDAESWNAYLAAGEETYADLEQEVIPGLF
- the rsmH gene encoding 16S rRNA (cytosine(1402)-N(4))-methyltransferase RsmH translates to MNLRDIHTPVLLERCVELLAPALQADGAVLVDATLGMGGHAEAFLERFDNIRLIGLDRDTDALRIAGQRLERFADRISLVHTVYDEIGLHAQGASGILFDLGVSSLQLDEADRGFAYSKDAPLDMRMDQTKGVTAADVIATYSEGNLRRIFERYGEEKLAGRYARFIIDARQKKPITRSAELVDILQAATPAAAQRAGHPAKRVFQALRIEVNAELTVLADAIPPAMDALGVGGRIVVMSYQSLEDRLVKQAFAAASASTAPQGLPVELPEHAPRFRVLTKGAELADEAERARNPRAIPVRLRAAEKLRETA
- a CDS encoding peptidoglycan D,D-transpeptidase FtsI family protein yields the protein MTTRATRGPRRRTVVALAVILSVLAAFVVRLVDIQVVSADAHVADSQSYIGGSNTIAGQRGTIVDSAGIPLAESVLVYDAELSPFVITELEEKDPELPWAEASEKIAAITGQTGDEVRKLVADALAVNPKSQYVELKKSLTTEQHIELRDLKLAYLHQTARETRVYPNGAVAGNIVGFLNGSGEAQAGIEKMDQSCLAPTDGAKTYRQGKDGVVIPGSEKITDAVDGGTVQLTINSDLNWYLQQMIAEEAQAQGAKGGTVTVVEVKTGKIRAAAEWPSLDPNDLDGASPSSWGSQIFHRDFEPGSTFKAITAAAVMEGAGVTPLSTVSAASKETFPNGAVINDAFTHPAYNYTLAGGLIDSSNVALSKFGTMVSPEVRYDYLQRFGVGEETVGFPTEVSGILHPVSEWDSQSLYTTTFGQYFTVTAAQVAGAYQAIANGGEKIDLSLVESCTQPDGTVVAADEPQHDRIITEQTASDLTRMLENVAVQGGNADRIQVPGYRVTSKTGTAQVPDGKGGYKAGVYFTSMVGFAPVDDPQYVVVVTLDEPTKVVSSAATASAFQKAMTQVMKTYRVMPSSTPMDELLPKFE
- a CDS encoding UDP-N-acetylmuramoyl-tripeptide--D-alanyl-D-alanine ligase, which gives rise to MIALSLAEIAEAIGGELRLAGTDMAGTVVDGTVDTDSRTMGPRSIFVAKPGAETDGHRFVGAAVDAGAALAIVEHAVDVEVSQIVVADAVVALGALAREVVRRVRENGDLKIVGITGSNGKTTTKNFLARILSDEGETVAPVKSFNNEVGAPVTMLRVTETTRFLVSEFGAAAPGSIAHLAGLVEPDVAVVLMVGMAHAGGFGGIEETAKAKSELVAAARATGTAVLNVDDARVAAMRDLAESRGMRVVGFGQSPVAEVRAHDIEVSASGTRCVIETAGRSIPLDLRVLGAHHITNALAAIAAAGVLGVSAEDAVARLATVEIAERWRMQPLGNERVRIINDAYNASPDSMAAALRTLAQITGPDERTVAVLGAMSELGESAGEEHDRIGLLAVRLNIRRIVVVGPEARRLYLSAVGEGSWDSEAVHLPDQDAAFEYLRSELRDGDRVLVKSSNSVGLRHLGDRLGELFS
- the mraY gene encoding phospho-N-acetylmuramoyl-pentapeptide-transferase, with amino-acid sequence MRSLIMAAAISLAFTLFLTPVFLRLFRKWGWGQVIRTPEALENPSHEAKRGTPTMGGVIFIIGTIVGYFTGVYVGGAVPALSALLVIWLMIGFGAVGFIDDYMKVRSQRSLGLSGWRKVIGQLLVIVPFGIVALNFPNKFGQTPASESISLFRDITWLNLFAFGVIIGWALYLIWIAVIGVATSNSVNLTDGLDGLAAGAGVIVVGAYSLMAFWQYKQPCVGEGVDMGALAGCYEVRDPFNLAIIAASFAGALIGFLWWNAPKAKVFMGDVGSMAIGGVITALAILTRTELLLFVIAGVFVLSSGSVILQRAYFKLTRGKRLFLMSPFHHHLEMRGWAEVTIVVRLWIIAGLLAVSAVGLFYVEWLTRVG
- the murD gene encoding UDP-N-acetylmuramoyl-L-alanine--D-glutamate ligase, with the translated sequence MSVDERLRTLTSWNADWKGLRVAVLGLSMTGFSVADTLTELGADVLVLSESADEEYERLVPVIGARLEIGSLATVPAALTDFDPEVVIASPGFAPAHPIIRWTQEAGIALWGDIELAWRVRDKVVRDDGTPAEWVLITGTNGKTTTTQLTAALLVEGGLRAAPCGNIGVPVLDAVRDPAGFDVFVVELSSHQLWYLGLSQPEGELFPHASVCLNLADDHLVWHGSAEAYRDAKALVYRNTRVACVYNKADEATRRMVEEAEVVDGARAIGFDLGTPGPSDLGVVEGLLVDRAFLDDRARSALEITTVADLQRVGLVAPHIVQNILAASALARSLGVEPEAIHSALESFRLDAHRIQVIATHAGITWIDDSKATNPHAAASSLRAYPGSVWVVGGDLKGVDIADLVASSGGTARAAVVIGVERASVVAAFERHAPTVPVFEVDAGDTGDVMNRVVEIAAGIVDDEGTVLLAPAAASFDQFTSYADRGHRFAEAVRTWIDRGSADDAGGSPSAF
- the ftsW gene encoding putative lipid II flippase FtsW — translated: MTQVARPPRSESGGLAARVSLGRRFTPVSTEFLLIASTALLLTLFGLVMVLSATSATAVANGSNPMSGALRQGIFAILGIPLMFLISRLPVRFLKKLAWPALFGAVALQLLVFTPLGVADGGNRNWIQVVGFQMQPSEFLKLALSLWIAYVLLRKHAMLGTWHHVFIPVVPVGALAIGTVLAGKDLGTAMVLVLILLGCLFFSGVKLRLFIIPVIIGVAAVLAYALSSTDRMRRITANCDDMALYNTDCYQSIHGIWGMANGGIFGLGLGNSQEKYGWLPAPGNDFIFAIVGEELGLIGCIVVLALFTFFTVGAFHIIRKTDDPFIRVAAGGITVWIAGQAVLNVGVVVGLFPVMGVPLPFMSQGGTALLAVLLACGVLLAFARTLPSGEKQETASRTRARGVRAARRGRVSE